ATGCGCCACGATGGCCAGCCCCCCGGCCCTGTGGACTAAATCAATCGCTTCTTTTAATTGAAACTTTTTTTTGGGAACATAGGCCGGCGCGTTTCGGCCAATGTATTTTTGAAAGGCCTCTTCCATGGATTTTACCAGGCCTTCTTGCAAAAGGATCTGCGCAATATGCGGACGCGCCACGCTATTGTTCAAAACCAATTTCTCTTTTTGGGAAGAAGGGAGCTCAATGCCCATTTGCTCCAATTTGCGAATAATTAAATGCGCCCTGTTTTTGCGTTCTTCCCTTAATTTTTTCAGTGCAAAATTTAATTCCTCATTTTGTACGTCAATAAACAAGCCCAGCAGATGTAAATGGGCTGATCCCGGCAAAGGGTATTCAATGCTTAACTCAACCCCGGTGATTAAACGCATGCCGTTTTTATGGGCTGCCCTGTCGGCTTGTTTAATGGCGCTAATCGTATCGTGATCAGTAATGGCAAATGTTTTAACGCCTAATTTTTTTAGAAGCTGAACGAGCTGCGATGGGGTTAATGATCCGTCGGAATGGGTGGTGTGTAGATGCAGATCAACGGCCATTACATATACCCCAGGTCTTTTAACCGTTTTTCGATGTCTTGTTCATCCTTTTCTTTTTGGGAAGGATTTTGTTGATCCAGATAGTTTTGCAAAATGGCGATTAAAAAATCGTTAAAGTTCAACAAGCCGCTTTCTT
This sequence is a window from Caldithrix abyssi DSM 13497. Protein-coding genes within it:
- a CDS encoding PHP domain-containing protein, which translates into the protein MAVDLHLHTTHSDGSLTPSQLVQLLKKLGVKTFAITDHDTISAIKQADRAAHKNGMRLITGVELSIEYPLPGSAHLHLLGLFIDVQNEELNFALKKLREERKNRAHLIIRKLEQMGIELPSSQKEKLVLNNSVARPHIAQILLQEGLVKSMEEAFQKYIGRNAPAYVPKKKFQLKEAIDLVHRAGGLAIVAHPVSLGAKTDAELRDHLDALVSCGIDGLEAYYPLHDPPLTRYLLNYAEEKRLAVSGGSDFHGEAKKEIQPVIGDGRLNVPDEIVTQLDAFYREKYG